The genomic DNA GTGCGCCGGGAGTTGGATCAATGAACCCGCAGACTCCCACCAACTGGCTCCCCGGACTCATCGTGCTCGCGGTGGGCTTCGTCGCCGCGGCGCTCTTCCTCCTCACTCAGCGCCGCAAGGGCGGGACCGCGCAGGAGCCCGCGAGGGATGGAGCGCTCGAGGATCTGGATCGGCGCTACCAGTCGTTGATCGAGCAGCTCAAGGAGCTGGCGGCGGACAAGCACACGCTGGCGCCGGAGCGTTACGAGGCGGAGCGGACGCGGCTGGAGCAGGAGGCGGTGGCGGCGCTGCGCGCCAGGGACGAGCACCAGAAGAAGCAGGGCGCGAAGACGTCCGAGCCGCGGACGGCGCCGGTGTCCACGGGCTTCCTGTCGCCCCAGCTCAAGGGAGCGCTGTGGGGCGGAGGCATCGTGCTGTTCTTCGGGACGCTGGGCTACACGCTGGTGTCCGAGCAGCGCACGCGAGGCGAGGACGACGCGGCGACGGGCCGGGTGCCACCGGGGATGGGAGCGAACGCGCAGCAGCAGCAGCCGCAAGAGGACGCGGAGCTGACGCAGGCGTGGGAGCGGCTGAAGGAGAACCCCTCGGACCTGGAGGCGGCGGCGCTGCTGAGCCACGAGTTGATCCGCCGGCAGATGTACGAGGACGCGGAGAAGGTGACGCAGCGAGGGTTGGCGGTGGATCCGTTCAACGTGGAGCTGCGGGTGCACCAGGGGGTGCTGAGGGCGGTGCGAGGGGACGAAGCGGGAGCGGAGAAGGAGCTGCTGACGCTGGTGGACATGTACCCGGACGCGCAGGAGTCATTGCTCTTCCTGGGAGCGCTGGCGATGAAGCAGGGGAACAAGGAGAAGGCGCTGGAGTACTTCGAGCGCTTCGCGGTGGAGGTCCCCGCGAACCTGCAGCCGCCGCCGTTGCTGGCGGCGATCCAGCAACTGCGAGGAGAGCTGGGAAGATAACCCTCTCCATCTGGGAGGGGGACGGGGTGAGGGTATCGAGAATCCCAGGTTGATCCCGTGAATGCCCCCTCTCCCTCTGGGAGAGGGCTGGGGTGAGGGTCTACGAACCCGGCCCCGAGCTGTCATCCCCTGGACCTGGAGTGGCACGATGGAACCCGTGCTGGCGAAGTCCTACAGGTCGCTGCGGAAGCTGTCGGAGGGAGGAATGGGAGAGGTGTTCCTCGCCCTGACGACCAACCCGCTCCGCAAGCACATCGTCCTCAAGAAGCTCAAGCTGGACCCAGAGGATCCGTACGCGAGGGAGCGCTTCCTGGACGAGGCGCGGATCACCTGTGCGCTCCGCCACCGGAACATCGTGGAGGTGTACGACGCCTTCGAGAACGGGGGCGAGCTGTACCTGGAGATGGAGTGGATCCGCGGGAGGAGCGTGCGGCAGGTGCTGGACATGCAGCGCCAGCAGCCGGTGCCGCCGCGCGTCGCGGGGGCGATCATCCACGACGTGTGCCGGGCCCTGGACGCGGCCTACCGGACGGAGGGGCGGGACGGACGGCCGTTGGCGGTCATCCACCGGGACATCACACCCAACAACGTGATGGTCAGCTTCGAGGGCGTGGTGAAGGTCATCGACTTCGGCCTGGCGAGGGCGGCCAGCACGCTCTCGGGGACGGCGGGGGTCGAGCGAGGGACACCCGAGTACCTGTCTCCGGAGCGAGCGGAGGAGATCCTCCGATACACGGATCCCCAGGGCGAGCTGGCCTCGAGAGGAGCACGGGAACCAGAGCCGCTCGATGGGCGGAGCGATCTCTTCTGCGCGGGCCTGTTGCTCCACGAGCTGCTCACGGGCAGGTCCCTGTTCGGCGGACAGCCGCCACGAGGGGACCTGTCCCCCGAGGAGATGAGGGTCTGGCAGAACGCGGCGCTGCACCGGATCGTCCGGTGCGAGGAGCCGCTGGTGGGACTCCCCCCGGAGCTGGAGCCCATCGTCCGCAAGGCGCTCGCGAAGCAGAGGGAGGAGCGCTACGCGACAGGCCAGGAGATGGCGGACGCGCTGCGCGAGGCGGTGGGAGGGGTGGAGGCCGCGGAGCTGGCGGGCTTCCTGCGCCAGAGCTTCCCGGATGGCCCGGAGAAGCTCGCGGCGCTGGAGGCGGCGATCGAGGCGGAGCCCCTGCGCCTCGTCCCGGTGACTCCGGCGCCCCCGGTGCCGGAAGTAGCGCCAGTCCCAACGGCGCCACCCAGAACACCCGAGCCGCCGCCCAGGCCGGCCCGTTCACGAGGCTGGCTGCTCGCGCTTCCCGTGCTGCTGGCCCTGCTCGCGGGCGTGGCGTGGTGGCTCTGGCAGGGCGTCCAGCCGAGCGCGCGGCATTCCACGGTGGATGTGGTGGTGGCCGACCCGCGCAACCTCGTGGGGAGCAAGGTCACGGTCATCGTGGGGGTGAATGACGCCAAGGGCCGGCCGCTCCCGGAGCAGCAGGTGTGGCTCACGGTGGTGGGCGCGTCCGGGACCTCGAAGCGACTCCAGGGAGTCAGCGAAGGCACGGGCACGGCCCGGTTCGAGTTCTCCTGGCTGGCACCGGAGAAGGTGACGCTCTCGGTGCTCCTCAACCCGGGCTCTCGCGAGGTGCCGTTGGAGGCGCGGCCGGTGACCTTCACGGCCGGCCTTCCGGACGCGGAGAACTCCTCCTTCATCGAGGTCTCCAAGAAGGCGCCCGTTGGAGAGGAGGCCGTCTTCAAGGTGGCGCTCCGGGATGCGGGGAACCACCCGACGGCCGGCTGGGAGGTGACCTTCACCGTCAAGGGCGGCGACGACGCGCGGGAGACCCAGGTGAAGGCGGATGAGCGGGGCATCGCGGAGCTCCGCTACCGGACGAAGTGGGCGGGCTCCCGGAAGGTGGGGGCGAGCGTCGTCACGGAAGGCGGGCGGAGGGAGCTGCAACCGGTGGAGGTGCTCTTCGAGGCCGGGCCACCGCACGCACGGGAGTCCACCCTCGAGGTGCGCGTCCCGCCGAAACCCGCCGGGCGCGAGCAGCTACCGGTCGCGGACGGGCAGGAGCCGGTCGAGTTGGAGGTGACGGCGCGGGACGAGTACGGCAACGCCGTGTCCGGCTGGCCGGTGCGGCTCGAGGTCCCCGAGACGGAGGGGTACACCGTGGAGCAGCCCGTGGCCACGGATGAGCAGGGCCGCGCGAGGGGCATCCTCCGCGCGACCCGGACGAAGCCGGTCCATGTCCGGGTGCTGCTCTCCGAGGGCCCCCGGCCCGTGGAGCTGGGAACGGATGTGACGTTCGCCCCCGGAGCTCCCAGCCAGAAGCACTCCGGCTTGTTGGCGAAGCCAGCGAAGGTCACCCTGAGCGGGAAGAACCGCGCGGTGCTCACGGCCACGGTGCAGGATGCGAACGGCAACCCCATCCCGGGGCTGGTGGTGCGCTTCGAGGCCAGGGGAACGAGCAGCCGGGTCGAACCGAAGGAGACGTCCTCCGACGAGGAGGGACGCGCCTCCATCAATCTCTGGTCCACGCGCATCGGCAAGAAGTCCGTGATCGCGACCATCCACCGCCCCGGGCGGCGTGAGGTGCTGTTCCCGTTGCAGACGGAGGTCCTCTTCGAGGCGAGCGCGCCCGGCGCGGACAAATCGACCCTGAGCGCCAGCACGGAGACGGCCACGGCGGACGGGAAGGAAGCCATCACCGTGACCGCGGTGGTGCGGGATGCGAACGCCCATCCCGTGCAGGGCCGGTACGTCCTCCTCTCCTCCAGTGATGCCGAGGGCCAGTTCGATCGGCGTCTGGGCCCCACGAATGCGCAAGGGCTCGTCACCACGAGCCTCACGTCCACTCGCGCCAAGGAGATCACCTTCTCGGCGGTGATCGAACCCCTGCGTCCCGAGGAGCAGGCGATGCCCCTCGGCGATCAGGTGACGGTGCGGTTCGTCTCCAGCCCCCCCGACGCGAACGCCAGCCGCCTGACGGCCTCGAAGAGCTCACTGACGGCGGGAGACACCTCCACGCTCCAGTTCGAGGTGATGGACGCCAAGGGCCGCCCCATCCCCGGCGCGAAGGTGCAGTGGAAGGCCTCGGATGCGAAGGCGCGCTTCCAACAGCGCGACCTCTCCACGGATGAACAGGGGCTCGCGAGCGCGATCGTCCTGCTCACGAACGCCGGGAAGACGCGCATCACGGCCACCGCCGAGCTCGAGGGCCGCACCGCGACGAAGGACGTGGAGCTCACGGTGGGCAGCGGGCCCGTGGACTCGGTGGCCCTGACGACGGATGCGTCCGGGCTGCCCGCGGATGGGCTCGCCACCGCGACCCTCACGCTCCTGGCGAAGGACCGCTACGGCAACCCGGTGGAGAACCAGGAGATCGTGGCCTGGGAGGGAGTGGAACCGGAGGATGGGTTCGAACCCGCCTCGTCCACGACCAACGCGGCGGGCGTGGTGACCGCGACGCTCGCCACGAGCAAGGCCGGCCGGAGGTCCCTCAAGGCCGTGGTGGGCCGGGGTGACCAGGCCCTGTCGGCGGAGTGCTCTCTGACCTTCGAGGAGCCGGAGAAGCCCGCCACTCCCAGCCAGGACCCCGCGCCTCCCGCACCGGAAGGCACGTCCCCGGAAGAGGAGGAATCGGAGGCGAGCAACGCCCCCGTGCCCTAACCGCGCACCGCGGCCTTCCTGCGCCGCCACCGGCGCACCCGCTCGACCATGTCCTGGGGCAGCACGCGCTTGGCCACGTCCCGCACCTGCTTCATGGCCTCCTCGCGCCGCACGAGCCACTCCCCTCCCCCGCCCGGCGACAGCACCCGCACGGACACCGTGCGCCGCTGCTGCGTCGTCCAGTCGGACTTGTAGGACTCGGTGCCTCGGAGGAAGTCGTACTCGGTGAGCCCGGACTCGATGGCGTCGCGGAACGTCTCTCCCACGAGCACCAGCCCCACGCTGCGGTTGCGCCAGGCCGGGTCATACCCGGACTGGAAGTAGATGAACGAATCCCGGTGGAGGATGCCGTACACCGAGGCCACCGCCTGGCCGCCCACCTTCATCGTATAGAGCCGCAGCCGGCCCCGCTCCGCCAGCAGCTGCGTGGCATCGCGGTGGAAGGACTCGACGCCACTCCCCTTGATGCCCTGCGAGCCCCCGTCCGACGCCCACCGCATCGCGTGCAGCCGGAAGAAGTCCGTCAACGGCCCGGCCAGCTCACCCGGCGCCTCCGTCTTCTCGATGCGGTAGCCCTCCTGCTTCTCCAGCCACTTCTTCCGGCGCAGGTAGTTGTCCCGCCGGCTCGTACGCCGCAGGAAGGCATCGAAGGACTCGCCCTTCGGCAGCGGCTCGTACGGGCACACGTATCGCGTCGACAGGCTCAGCTCCGCCCGCGTCTTCTCGAACGTCTCCCGCAGCACCCGCACCGTCACCGAGTCCTCTCGCAGGTCCGTCAGGTCCAGCACGTCCCACTGATCCCTCAGCTCCCACAGCGCCGTGGCGAAGAGGCGCGCCACTTCTTCCTCGCGCCCCCTCCTCGCGACCACGTCCAGGTAGTCGCTGCCCACGTGCGTCTCGCCCAGGAACGACAGCCGCCGCACCGGACGCCCCAGCACCCACTGGTACTCGAAGCCCAGTGGCATCAGCCCCACCAGCGCCCCCGTCCGATCCTTCGCCTGCAGGATGAAGGGCTTCCGGTCCGGTGCGATGCGCCGGCACCACGGGTACAGCCACTCCCACGCGTTGAAGGGGCCCGCGTTGCTCCCGTCGAGCAGCGCGTTCCAGGCCCGCCTCAGGCCCGCGATCTGTGACACCTCCCGCACCGCTCCAACGTCCAGCCACTGCGCCGGGCTCGGTGTGGGGGACAGTTCCGCTTCGTGAATCACGGTCTCGACCTCGTGTTTCGAGATACCCTCACCCCAGCCCTCTCCCAGAGGGAGAGGGCGGGTGTCTCCGTCTCAAGCTCAGCCCGCGTGCTTGCGGTTGCGGCGATCCTGCGTCAGCGCGCCTCGCACCACCCCGGCCACATCCGCCATCACCTCCGGCGAGAGATCCTGGTGACACGGAATCTCCACGATGCTCCGCCTCAGCTGCGCCACCTCCGGGAACGCCGACGCGTCGCACGCCGGGTGGAAGTGCCGCCAGAAGTCGATCGCCTCGATGCCCTTCGCGTGCAGCCTCGCCAGCACCTCCGCCTTGTCCTCCACCACCAGCGGGTAGAAGAGCGGGCTCACCCCCGCCGGCAGCTGGTTGAACAGCGGTTGTGATACGTCGCGCAGCCGCCCCAGCAGGAAGAAGTAGTTGCGCCGCCTCCGCTCGACGATGGCCTCCAGATCCTGCGCCTGGGCGATCCGCTTCGCGAACGGGCTCATCCCCAGGTCCACGTGCCGCCGATCGAAGTGCTGCGTCCCCGTCGCCACGCGCTCGATGTCCGCCGCCTTCACCGCCCCCTTGCCGAGGCTCCGGATGAAGCGCCGCAGACCACGGCCGAACGAGCCTCCGCGCAGCTCCAGGTTCTGCAGCAGCGCCGACACCGTGTGGCTCAGCGTGGACGTGAGGGGCGGCCTGGGCGGCTCGGGCAGGCTGTACTGCCGGGGGCCATTGACGGTGAGCGCCCCGCCATGCGGCAGCGGCAGCGTCTTGTAGAGGCAGAAGATGCCGATGTCTCCCGTCGTCCCCAGCGGCACCGAGCCGTCCGCGCTCAGCAGCGACAACGCGCAGTCCTCGATGAGCGGCAGGCCGTGCTTGTCCGCCAGCCGGCGCATGTCGTCCACGGGGCCGGGGAAGCCCGCGTAGTGGGTGAGGTAGAGCGCCTTCGTCTTCGGCCCGATGCGCCGCTCCACGTCCTCCACGTCCACGTCCCAGCGGCTGCCCACCCGGTAGAAGCGCGGCGTGGCGCCCGCGTCCGCCACGGCCTCCACCTCCACTCCGTGGTGGTAGGCCGGCATCAGCACCTCGCCCTTGTCCAACCCCAGCATCTTCACCGTCGTCCAGACGGCGTTGCGGGCGAAGTAGAACCAGCGGACGTTGGACGCGTGGAAGGGCATGAAGCCGCTCGGCTCCCGGTGGCCGAACAGCATGCCCGGCCAGAGCGTGGGCAGAGCGGGGACGAACAACCTCGAGTTCTTCACTTCTTCCATCGCGCCACCACCTCCCTGGCCACGGGGGCCCACCGGAACTTCGCCGCGCACAGCGCGCGGCCATATGCCGTATCGTTGAAGACGTAGAGCCAGGTGTGCCGGCGGACCTCGTCCGTCCAGTCCCGCTTCCACACCATGTCCGGCCCCAGGAAATCGAACTCGCGCAGGCCCCGCGCGATGCACTCGCGCAGCACCTCTTCCATCAGCAGCTGGCCCGGGCTGCAGTCGCTCAGCGACTCGTCGTAGCCGGGCTTGAGCAGGAAGTAGCGCCCGCCGTACTCCAGCCCGTACTGGAAGGCCACCGCGCGCCCGTCCAGCCGCAGGTAGTACAGCGCCAGCCGGCCCGCGTACCCCGCCTCGCGCGCCAGCTCCGAGTAGAAGCCCCGGGTGCGCCCATCCTGCGCCATGGCCGTGCCGCGCCGGCCCTTCCACCCGCTGGCCTCCAGCTCGAAGCCCTCCTCCAGCTTCACCTCCAGATCCAGCCCGCCTTCCACGCGCTCCACCGTGACGCGGCCCTTCTCCTCCAGCTTGCGGCGCCGGCGGCGGCAGTTGGCCTTGAACTTGGACTGCAGCGTCTGCTGGTACGCCTCCCACGAGCCCGGCAGCGGGATGTAAGGCGATTGCAGCGACTCCCACGTCCCCACGGGGAACCCCGCCGCGCCCGCCGCCTCGTGCAGCTTCCAGCCCGTGCCTCCCTCCGGCACGTCCGTGAGCAGCAGAACGTCCCAGCTCTTGTCCTGACGCAGGTGCTCGAAGAACGCCGCCGCGGCGGCCTCGGGCTCGCGCGCAACCAGATCGAAGCGGCACGAGTGCGGGTTGGCCGTGGCGGACAGCTGCCGCACCGGCACCCCGTACATCGAGGCCTTCCCGGCCATCAGCGGCAGGGCCGCGGTGAGGCGCCCCTCCTCGTCGCGCCGCGTCAACACGCGCAGCCGGGACTCCGGGGCGAAGTTGTCCACCCAGATCCGGAAGAACTCATGACGGTAGAAGGGCTCGTTGGCCGTGGACTCCACGAGCGCGTTCCACTCCGGCTCCAGCCCCATGAAGGCGGTCCGGTCCGTCGCCTCGACGACGCGCGGCGCGGGAGTGAGCTGTCTGGCTTCCATGTGTTGTGTCCGGCTCCTGACGGCGCGGGGCCCCCGAGGTCCCGCGTGGGCCGCAAGGTGGTAACGGACGTGGCCGCCAACAACCCGCGCGCGTCGTTTCGCCCGGAGCAGCCACCGAGCGGACAAGCGGGTCCCCTCTTCTGTCGGACAGCCGAAACTCGGAGGCGGTACGTGCCGGGTTACCCGATTCGACTCCACGGCGGAGGTCGCCTAGAATCCCGGTACCTCTTCCCAGTGCTGAGGATCACATGAGCACTCCGGACTCCCGTTCCTCCACGCCGGCCGGCGGGCACGCCGTCGTCTACGGAGGCAGCATGGCCGGGCTGGTCGCGGCGGGCGTGCTGTCCCGTCACTTCGAGCGCGTCACGCTGGTGGAGCGGGACCGCTTCGAGGACGGGCCCCAGCCGCGCAAGGGCGTCCCCCAGGGGATGCACGTCCACGGGCTGCTCACGCGCGGAATGAACATCCTCCGTGACGTCTTCCCCGGCTTCCGGGAGGATCTCGAGGCCGCCGGGTCCCGGTGCCTGGACATGACCGGGGATCACGCCTGGTACATGTCCGGCATCTGGCGCCCGCGCTTCCAGAGCGGCATCTCCTTCCATGCGCAGAGCCGGCCCCTGCTGGAGTGGGTGACACGCAAGCGGCTCCTGGCCCTGTCCAACGTGCGCCTCGTCGAGGGCCGCGAGGTGACCGGCTTCCTGACGAGCGCGGCGCACTCCCGCGTCACTGGCATCCAGCTCCGGGCCCCGGGTGGCGGCGAGGAGGAGACGCTCGAGGGCGAGCTGGTGGTGGATGCCAGTGGCCGCGGCTCGCGCACCCCCCAGTGGCTGGAGGCGCTGGGCTACCCCCGGGTGGAGGAGACGCGCATCCACGTCGACGTGGTCTACGCCAGCCGGCTCGTCCGGATGCCTCCGGGCTTCAATCCCGGCTGGAAGATGCTGAACATCGCGCCCGAGCTGCCCAGGGAGCGGCGGCTGGGCTCGTTCGTGAACATCGAGGGAGACCGCTGGCTGATCTCCATGTGCGGCTGGCTGGGCGATCACCCGGCCCTGGACGACGCCGGCTACCTCGAGTTCGCCCGGAGCCTGCGCGATCCCTACCTCCATGAGGTGTTGCGGCACACCGAGCCGCTCTCCCCCATCACCGTCTTCCGCTTCTCCCACAACCAGCGGCGCCACTACGAGCGGATGCCGCGCTTCCCCGAGGGCCTGGCGCTGGTGGGAGATGCGTCCTGCTCGTTCAACCCCGTCTACGGCCAGGGCATGACCACGGCCGCGCTGCAGGCCCAGGTGCTGGGCGAGTGCCTGCGTCAGGGTCTGGGCGGCGCCTCTCAACGCCACCGGCAGCGGGTGGGCCAGCTCCTCGAGGTGCCCTGGTCGCTCGCCACCAGTGGAGATCTCCGCTTCCCGGAGGTGGAGGGCACACGCTCGCCCGTGAGCGGACCGCTGAACTGGCTCGGAGATCGGCTCCACCGGCTCGCGAGCCACGACGAGGAAGCACTCCGCGTCTTCCTCCGGGTGATGCACATGCTCGAATCACCCGCGGCCCTCTTCTCCCCGCGGATGGTGCTCAAGGCGCTCACCACCCGGCCCGACGCCGCCGCCCTGAAGCGGAGGCCGGAGCCGGTCTCCGTCTCCCAGTCCCGGGCGGCGTGAGGGGCCCCGGAGCCGGGGCCCCACCCCACTACAGGCCGCTGCGCGCCATCTTCATCAGGCAGCGCGCCACCTTGCCGCTGTCGTGCCGGATGCGAGGGCCCTCCTTGAGGAGGTCCGCCTCCACCGGCACGACGCCCGCGCTGAGCAGGGCGCGGCGATCCACCCGGACCGGAAACGAGCCCTTGAGCGCATAGCGGCGGGCGGCCTCCTCGGAGGGCGCGGTGCCGTTGAGCAGCACCGCGTCCAGCACCGGGCCCACGTGGTCGATGACGGCGCGCACGTGGTCCAGACAGTCCATGCCGTCCGTCTCGCCCGGCTGCGTCATCAGGTTGGCCACCATCACCTTGAGCGCCCGCGTCTCGCACAGCGCCCGGGCCACCCCGTCCACCAGCAGGTTGGGCATCAGGCTCGAGTACAACGAGCCCGGGCCGATGGCGATGAGGTCCGCCGTGTAGATGGCCTCCAGCAGCCCGTCCACCGGCGGCGGCGAGCGGGGGCTGAGCAGCACCTTGCGGATGCGGCCATGGGCGCGGCTGATGTTGCGCTCGCCCACCACCTCGGTGGAGTCCTCCATCTGCGCCACCAGCTGCACCGGCGACGTGGTGCTGGGCAGCACCCGGCCCTTCACCCCCAGCAGCTCCCCGGAGACGCGCACCGCCTCCAGGAAGTCGCCCTTGAGCTCGGCGAGCGCGGCGATCAGCAGGTTGCCCACCGCGTGGCCCGCCAGCCCCTTCTTCCCGCCGAAGCGGTACTGGAACACCTCGCTCAGGGGGTTGTTCGTCTTCCCCCCGGCCAGGGCCACCAGGCAGTTGCGCACGTCCCCGGGGGGCAGCACCCCGCGCGTGCGCCGCAGCCGGCCCGAGCTCCCTCCGTCATCACTCATCGCCACCACGGCGGTGATGTCCAGGCCCGGATCCCCCACCTTCGGCGAGGCCCGGCGGGCCAGGCCCTTGAGCACCATGGGAAGTCCCGTCCCTCCGCCCATGGCCACGATCCGCGTCGGCCGGACATCGAGCGCCTGAAGCAGCTCGTTCCGGTTCGCCGTCCGGCGCTCCGCGCGCGCATCCCTCTCCCACGCCTCATCGAGAGACGATTCCGACTCGAGCATGTCCCCTACCCCTCTCCAACGCCCATCCGACACACCCACCGCCGGGCCCTCCCCGGCGGTGCCAGCCCCGAGCCCCTCCGGCCCGTCCTACCGCGCTCCCCGCGCCAACAACACGTGCCTCACCGTGTGGAAGATGATGCCCATGTCCAGGAACAGCGAGCCGTTCTTCACGTAGTACAGGTCGAACTCCAGCTTGTTCCGCGCATCCTCCACCGACGCCCCGTACGGGTAGCGGATCTGCGCCCACCCCGTCAGGCCGGGCTTCACCGCCTCGCGCAGCCCGTAGAAGGGAATCTGCTGCTTGAGCTGCTCGACGAAGACGGGGCGCTCCGGCCGCGGCCCCACGAAGCTCATGTCCCCCATCAACACGTTGAAGACCTGGGGAATCTCGTCGATGCGCGTCTTGCGGATGAATCGGCCCACCCGCGTCACGCGGTCGTCATTGGCCCGGGCCCACACCGCGCCATCCTTCTCCGCGTCCGTGCGCATGCTGCGGAACTTCCACAGCCCGTACGGCTTGCCTCCCAGGCCCGTGCGCTCCTGCCGGTAGAAGATGGGGCCCTTGGAGTCCAGCTTGATGGCCAGCACCACCAGCACCAGGAAGGGCGCGGCGCACAGCAGCAGCACCGAGGCCACGAGGATGTCGAAGACGCGCTTGGCCGCGCGCCGCACGGGCGAGACCGTCAGCTCGTCCGCGAAGGCGAAGTCGCTGGTGCGCAGGTGCGCCACCGGAATCCGGCGCAGCACGCGCTCGCAGAAGCCCGTGGCGTCATACACCCGGCGCCCCGCCAGGCGGCAGCGCAGCAGCGCGTCCATCCACTGGCCCCCGCGCATGTCGTCCATGGCCTGCACCACGAATCCGGCCTTGTACCGCTCGGCCACCACGTCCACCGGATCCGGCGCCCGCCCGTTGGCCAGCGGCGCGCGCGGGTCCACCAGGGCCACCACCTGGAAGGCGTCCTCGCCCCCCTGCTCGATGAGCGTGGCCACCGCGCGCGCCTTGAGCCCATCGCCCACGATGAGCACCCGGCTGGGGTTGCCCACCACCGCGCGCAGCGAGGCCCGCACCAGCAGCGTCCCCGCGAAGGCCCCCATGCCGCCGCCCAGCAGCGCGCCCGGAGGCAGCTGCACCGGCAGCACCGCCGGCGCCAGCATCATCAACACCCCGACGACGGCCGTCGTCACCCCCGCGGCCTTGAGCAACCGCGCCCCCCGGCTCCGGTCCTCCGCCGCCACCCGCAGGTCGTACAGATCCATCAGGTAGAGCGAGAACTGGAACGTGGGGACGAAGGTGGCCCCCAGCAGGATCAACGCTGGCACGGACTGGGCCAGCGGCATGTGGCTGTTGGCCGGCGCCAGAATCGTCGCGCAGCCCACCGCGCCCATCAGACAGGTGAGGGCGATGGCGACGCTCTCGATCACGAAGAGCGCCAGCTTCCTGGATGAAAAGTAATGGTGGAAAACCCGAAGCACGTATCTCCCTCCGACCGCCTCACCATCGCCCGGTGCCACGACATCCGGCCGCGCGTCCCCTTCCCGCGCGGCCGGATGTGGACCCACTACTTCCTGACGTA from Archangium lipolyticum includes the following:
- a CDS encoding gluconeogenesis factor YvcK family protein, yielding MLESESSLDEAWERDARAERRTANRNELLQALDVRPTRIVAMGGGTGLPMVLKGLARRASPKVGDPGLDITAVVAMSDDGGSSGRLRRTRGVLPPGDVRNCLVALAGGKTNNPLSEVFQYRFGGKKGLAGHAVGNLLIAALAELKGDFLEAVRVSGELLGVKGRVLPSTTSPVQLVAQMEDSTEVVGERNISRAHGRIRKVLLSPRSPPPVDGLLEAIYTADLIAIGPGSLYSSLMPNLLVDGVARALCETRALKVMVANLMTQPGETDGMDCLDHVRAVIDHVGPVLDAVLLNGTAPSEEAARRYALKGSFPVRVDRRALLSAGVVPVEADLLKEGPRIRHDSGKVARCLMKMARSGL
- a CDS encoding sugar transferase → MLRVFHHYFSSRKLALFVIESVAIALTCLMGAVGCATILAPANSHMPLAQSVPALILLGATFVPTFQFSLYLMDLYDLRVAAEDRSRGARLLKAAGVTTAVVGVLMMLAPAVLPVQLPPGALLGGGMGAFAGTLLVRASLRAVVGNPSRVLIVGDGLKARAVATLIEQGGEDAFQVVALVDPRAPLANGRAPDPVDVVAERYKAGFVVQAMDDMRGGQWMDALLRCRLAGRRVYDATGFCERVLRRIPVAHLRTSDFAFADELTVSPVRRAAKRVFDILVASVLLLCAAPFLVLVVLAIKLDSKGPIFYRQERTGLGGKPYGLWKFRSMRTDAEKDGAVWARANDDRVTRVGRFIRKTRIDEIPQVFNVLMGDMSFVGPRPERPVFVEQLKQQIPFYGLREAVKPGLTGWAQIRYPYGASVEDARNKLEFDLYYVKNGSLFLDMGIIFHTVRHVLLARGAR